One region of Penaeus vannamei isolate JL-2024 chromosome 36, ASM4276789v1, whole genome shotgun sequence genomic DNA includes:
- the LOC113820580 gene encoding retinol dehydrogenase 11, protein MESLRSSLSFNWLSVRFFTKGWDIFLREEASGLAFLCGLVAIVDYLRGNSMACMAAHACMVILVRRILAGGICTSTRRLDGKTVVITGCNSGIGRETALDLSGRGAKIIMACRDTKTADKVAKEIGRQTGGELVVMKLDLASLASVRAFAEELKSKESRIHILINNAGVMFCPYSRTEDGFEMQLGTNHFGHFLLTNLLLPLLTHSEEARVVTLSSLAHSYGVIPFDDLTYEKGFDRNQSYANSKVANILFTRHLAKKVKGTNIKVFSLHPGVVQSNLWRHVAGAFASSWYAALISKSSMEGAQTTLYCALEAEQNDYSYYFNDCAAGYASALARNDDIAERLWRVSEKMVKLE, encoded by the exons ATGGAATCACTCCGTTCTTCACTGAGCTTCAACTGGCTCTCTGTCAGGTTCTTCACGAAGGGCTGGGACATCTTTTTGAGGGAAGAAGCTTCGGGTTTGGCCTTCCTCTGTGGTTTGG tggCTATCGTCGACTACCTCCGGGGAAACAGCATGGCGTGCATGGCAGCCCACGCGTGCATGGTCATTCTCGTTCGCAGGATTCTTGCGGGCGGGATCTGCACCTCCACCCGACGCCTGGACGGCAAGACGGTCGTCATCACCGGCTGCAACTCGGGCATCGGGAGGGAGACGGCTCTGGACCTCAGTGGCCGAG GTGCCAAGATCATCATGGCTTGCCGCGACACCAAGACAGCAGACAAAGTGGCCAAGGAAATCGGCCGTCAGACCGGCGGGGAATTGGTTGTGATGAAGCTGGACCTTGCCTCCCTGGCCTCCGTGCGGGCCTTCGCCGAGGAGCTCAAGTCCAAAGAAAGTCGCATTCACATCCTCATCAATAATGCAG GTGTGATGTTCTGCCCCTACAGCAGGACGGAGGACGGCTTCGAGATGCAGCTGGGCACAAACCACTTCGGGCACTTCCTCCTGACGAACCTCCTGCTCCCTCTGCTCACCCACTCCGAGGAGGCGCGGGTGGTCACCCTCAGCTCTCTGGCGCATTCGT ATGGCGTTATTCCCTTCGACGACCTGACCTACGAGAAAGGCTTCGACCGCAACCAGTCCTACGCCAACAGCAAGGTCGCCAATATTCTGTTTACGCGCCATCTTGCGAAGAAGGTCAAAG GCACGAACATCAAGGTCTTCTCGCTGCATCCTGGGGTCGTCCAGTCCAACCTGTGGAGGCACGTTGCGGGGGCGTTTGCCTCCTCCTGGTATGCTGCGCTCATTTCCAAGAGCAGCATGGAAGGCGCGCAGACCACTCTATACTGTGCTCTTGAGGCAGAGCAGAATGACTATAGTTATTACTTCAA cGACTGCGCTGCGGGTTACGCCTCAGCACTTGCGAGGAACGATGACATAGCTGAGCGTCTGTGGCGGGTCTCGGAGAAGATGGTGAAGCTCGAGtag